From Numenius arquata chromosome 4, bNumArq3.hap1.1, whole genome shotgun sequence, a single genomic window includes:
- the PLAG1 gene encoding zinc finger protein PLAG1 yields the protein MATVIPGDLSEVRDTQKVPSGKRKRGETKPRKNFPCQLCDKAFNSVEKLKVHSYSHTGERPYKCTQQDCTKAFVSKYKLLRHMATHSPEKTHKCNYCEKMFHRKDHLKNHLHTHNPNKEAFKCEECGKNYNTKLGFKRHLALHAATSGDLTCKVCLQTFESTGVLLEHLKTHAGKSSGGVKEKKHQCEHCDRRFYTRKDVRRHMVVHTGRKDFLCQYCAQRFGRKDHLTRHMKKSHNQELLKVKTEPMDLLDPFTCNVSVPIKDELLPVMSLPSSELTSKPFTNTLQLNLYNTQIQSMQSSASAHQMVATSLPLGMPCPIDMESVHPSHQLSLKYPLGTTSYAISMPEKEQPLKGEIESYLMELQSGMPSSSQDSQASSSKLGLDPQVGTLDDGSGEVSLSKGSVPISEPLNTPSLDFSQLFNFIPVNGPPYNPSVSVGNLGMSYTQEEAHSSMTQLPPHTQDPQDPSNSIGLGSLHSLSAAFTSSLSTTTTLPRFHQAFQ from the exons ATGGCCACTGTCATTCCTGGTGATTTGTCAGAAGTAAGAGATACCCAGAAAGTCCCTTCAGGGAAACGTAAGCGTGGtgaaaccaaaccaagaaaaaactTTCCTTGCCAACTGTGTGACAAGGCCTTTAACAGTGTTGAGAAATTAAAGGTTCACTCATACTCTCACACAGGAGAGAGGCCCTACAAGTGCACACAACAAGACTGCACCAAGGCCTTTGTTTCTAAGTACAAATTACTAAG GCATATGGCTACTCATTCTCCTGAGAAAACCCACAAGTGTAATTATTGTGAGAAAATGTTTCACCGAAAAGATCACCTAAAGAATCACCTACATACACACAATCCCAACAAAGAGGCCTTTAAGTGTGAAGAATGTGGAAAGAACTACAATACCAAGCTTGGGTTCAAACGTCACCTGGCTTTGCATGCTGCAACAAGCGGTGACCTCACCTGTAAGGTATGTTTGCAGACTTTTGAAAGCACCGGAGTGCTGCTGGAGCACCTAAAAACTCATGCAGGCAAGTCATCGGGtggagtgaaggagaaaaagcacCAGTGTGAACACTGTGATCGTCGGTTCTACACCCGAAAGGATGTCCGTAGACACATGGTAGTGCACACTGGAAGAAAGGACTTCCTCTGTCAGTACTGTGCACAGAGATTTGGGCGGAAGGATCACCTCACGCGCCACATGAAGAAAAGTCACAACCAAGAACTTTTGAAGGTCAAAACAGAGCCAATGGACCTTCTAGATCCCTTTACCTGCAATGTTTCTGTGCCTATTAAGGATGAGCTGCTTCCAGTGATGTCTTTACCTTCCAGTGAACTGACATCAAAGCCATTTACAAACACTTTGCAATTAAATCTCTACAACACTCAGATTCAGTCCATGCAGAGTTCTGCATCTGCACACCAAATGGTTGCCACATCGTTGCCATTGGGAATGCCTTGTCCAATAGATATGGAGTCTGTCCACCCTTCTCACCAGCTATCATTGAAATATCCGCTCGGTACTACCTCATACGCAATTTCTATGCCTGAAAAAGAACAGCCATTGAAAGGGGAAATCGAAAGTTACTTAATGGAGTTGCAAAGTGGTATGCCTTCTTCATCCCAGGATTCTCAAGCATCTTCATCAAAACTAGGGCTGGATCCACAAGTAGGGACACTAGATGATGGGTCTGGGGAGGTTTCCCTTTCCAAGGGCTCCGTTCCTATTAGCGAACCTCTAAACACCCCATCGTTGGACTTTTCTCAGCTGTTCAACTTCATACCTGTAAACGGCCCTCCTTACAATCCTTCTGTTTCAGTGGGAAACCTCGGAATGAGTTACACGCAAGAGGAGGCACATTCTTCTATGACTCAGCTTCCACCACACACCCAGGATCCACAAGATCCTAGCAATAGTATAGGTCTTGGGTCTCTGCACTCGTTGTCAGCAGCTTTCACGAGCAGTCTAAGCACAACCACCACCCTACCGCGATTTCATCAAGCTTTCCAATAG
- the MOS gene encoding proto-oncogene serine/threonine-protein kinase mos: protein MPSPIPLNCFLPLEFSPSVDLRPCSSPLVIPGKDSKSFLGGTPAARTRRLPPRLAWCSIDWDQLCLLQPLGSGGFGAVYKATYRGATVAVKQVKKSSKNRLASRQSFWAELNVARLQHDNVVRVVAASSCAPASQNSLGTIIMEYVGNITLHHVIYGTGDAWRQGEDDEGGCGRKALSMEEAVCYACDIMAGLAFLHSLGIVHLDLKPANVFITEQGACKIGDFGCSQKLEEGLSQSPHVCQQGGTYTHRAPELLKGERVTAKADIYSFAITLWQIVMREQPYLGERQYVLYAVVAYNLRPSLAAAVFQESPVGQRLQGIISCCWNAKVEERLSAAQLLPSLRALKGSL, encoded by the coding sequence ATGCCCTCACCCATTCCTCTTAACTGCTTTCTTCCTTTGGAGTTTTCCCCATCTGTGGATTTGCGACCCTGCAGCAGCCCCTTGGTTATCCCTGGCAAAGACAGCAAAAGCTTCTTGGGGGGAACTCCTGCCGCCAGGACTCGCCGCTTGCCCCCTCGCCTGGCCTGGTGCTCCATCGACTGGgatcagctctgcctcctgcagcccttAGGCTCGGGGGGCTTCGGTGCCGTCTACAAAGCCACCTACCGCGGTGCAACCGTGGCTGTGAAGCAGGTGAAGAAGAGCAGCAAAAACCGGCTGGCGTCGCGACAGAGCTTCTGGGCTGAGCTGAACGTAGCCCGGCTGCAGCACGATAACGTGGTACGCGTGGTGGCTGCCAGCTCGTGTGCCCCGGCCAGCCAGAACAGCCTGGGCACCATCATTATGGAGTACGTGGGCAACATCACCCTGCACCATGTAATTTATGGCACTGGCGACGCGTGGAGACAGGGTGAGGACGATGAAGGGGGATGTGGAAGGAAGGCCCTGAGCATGGAAGAGGCTGTGTGCTATGCTTGTGACATTATGGCCGGCTTGGCCTTTCTTCACTCGCTGGGCATTGTGCACTTGGACCTGAAGCCTGCAAACGTCTTCATCACCGAGCAGGGAGCGTGCAAGATCGGAGACTTCGGGTGCTCCCAGAAACTGGAGGAGGGCTTGTCCCAGAGCCCCCACGTTTGCCAGCAAGGGGGCACCTACACGCACCGTGCCCCTGAGCTCCTCAAGGGGGAGAGGGTCACTGCCAAAGCGGACATCTACTCGTTTGCTATCACCCTCTGGCAAATCGTCATGCGAGAGCAGCCCTACCTGGGGGAGCGGCAGTACGTGCTCTATGCGGTGGTAGCCTATAACTTACGCCCTTCGCTGGCTGCCGCCGTTTTCCAGGAGTCGCCGGTGGGCCAGAGACTCCAGGGCATCATTAGCTGCTGCTGGAATGCGAAGGTAGAGGAGCGCCTGAGCGCAgcccagctgcttcccagcctcaGGGCCCTCAAGGGCAGCCTCTAG